From Candidatus Woesearchaeota archaeon:
TGCTTAAAACCGAAAATCCCGGCAACAACATTTGTCGGGAATTTCTGCACTGCAATGTTGATGTCTTTTACAGCATCATTATACCTTTGCCTTTCAACAGCTACTTTGTTTTCTGTGTTTGCAAGCTCATCCTGCAATGCTAAAAAGTTTTGCGAAGCCTTAAGATCAGGATAATTTTCAGCAACTGCAAATATTGTTTTCAATGCGCCTTCTATCTGATTGGCTGTGTCAACCTTTTCTGCCACGGTCTTTGCATTCTGCCATTGTGTTCTTAACTCAGTTATCTTTGTCAATGTCTGCTGCTCATAAGTCAAATAGCCCTTGACGGTATTTATGAGATTGGGTATTAGATCGATCCTTCTTTGGTACTGCGTCTCAACCTGCGCCCATTTGTTGTCAACATTGTTGTTCAGAGTAACTAATCTGTTGTAAGATCCAACAAACCATCCCAGAAGCAGCAATACAACAAGGGCTATTGCGCCTGCTATCCACAGCCCTTTCGTGTTTTTCATATTTTTTGCATTTATTCCTTTTTTTGCCATAAGACCACCTTTTTAATTTGTATTATGCTGTTTTGTTTAGTTGAAATAAAAAGCTTTCTGTTTCGTCTTTCATCAAATCATCTTTTATTTTTCTAAAATGAAGCTCCGCAATCCCCGCGCATGCACGAAAACTCAAGATCCACCATAAAATCTCTTCAATATTATTTCTAAATGATATTCATAATCTTCCTTTCTTCCTGCAAATGTGCCAACAACTTTTCCAAATCTTTGCACTAATTCTTCTTTTTTTACATATTTGGACAGTGCTTCTATGTCTTCTTCATCGCGGGCATTGAGGCGGGCAGCCTTCGTTATTATTATGTCCGCAGGATTAAGCGCTTTCAAAACAATATTTTTCATAGCAACAATCTCTTTTGCCCTTTCAACATAATCGCTAGGCAATTGTTCTGAAAAAATATACCCATCCACAAAAATA
This genomic window contains:
- a CDS encoding LemA family protein codes for the protein MKNTKGLWIAGAIALVVLLLLGWFVGSYNRLVTLNNNVDNKWAQVETQYQRRIDLIPNLINTVKGYLTYEQQTLTKITELRTQWQNAKTVAEKVDTANQIEGALKTIFAVAENYPDLKASQNFLALQDELANTENKVAVERQRYNDAVKDINIAVQKFPTNVVAGIFGFKQREYFQSAAGSETVPEVKF